A genome region from Maridesulfovibrio salexigens DSM 2638 includes the following:
- a CDS encoding DUF1786 domain-containing protein: MKNTVLSLDIGSGTQDVLYYIKGVEIENCFKFVLPSPARVVGERIKELTGQGRDIYLSGRNMGGGFGRSVYPHMEAGYKVYAHPRAALALGDDLSRLESNGIILADEKPKGCAEVPLADFDAAWWKNFFKAAGLEYPDYVTASVQDHGYHPGKSNRIGRFNLWKHLLLENDGRPESLVFEAVPDEFTRMAELQDSIGGGAVSDTGAAAVLGALFVDEIMEHSHRQGVCLINVGNSHTVSFLLYKGAVYGVYEHHTGNMTPEKLWDDSQRFRQGNISFQDVFDDWGHGCLTLELPEEAQGFAPTYVLGPRRALLNGYPVEFPSPGGDMMLAGCFGLIKGLGLKGIL; encoded by the coding sequence GTGAAGAATACGGTTTTAAGTCTGGATATCGGCAGCGGGACTCAGGATGTTCTTTATTATATTAAAGGTGTGGAGATTGAAAACTGTTTCAAGTTCGTACTGCCTTCCCCGGCACGGGTAGTAGGGGAACGAATCAAGGAATTGACCGGACAGGGACGTGATATTTATCTTTCGGGCCGGAATATGGGCGGTGGTTTTGGAAGGTCTGTCTATCCCCATATGGAAGCGGGTTATAAAGTCTATGCCCATCCCCGTGCGGCTCTTGCCCTAGGTGATGATCTTTCCCGGCTGGAGAGTAACGGGATCATTCTTGCCGATGAAAAGCCGAAAGGGTGCGCGGAAGTTCCTCTTGCTGACTTTGATGCTGCATGGTGGAAGAATTTTTTTAAGGCGGCAGGTCTGGAGTATCCTGATTATGTGACTGCATCGGTACAGGATCACGGTTACCATCCCGGTAAAAGCAACCGTATAGGACGCTTTAATCTCTGGAAGCATTTGCTGCTGGAGAATGACGGACGTCCGGAGAGTCTCGTTTTTGAAGCCGTGCCTGATGAGTTTACCCGTATGGCTGAATTGCAGGATAGCATCGGTGGAGGGGCGGTTAGTGACACCGGTGCTGCGGCTGTGCTCGGAGCCCTTTTTGTGGATGAGATAATGGAACACAGCCACAGGCAGGGTGTCTGCCTGATCAATGTAGGGAACAGCCATACTGTTTCATTTTTACTCTATAAAGGCGCTGTTTACGGTGTTTATGAACACCATACCGGGAACATGACCCCGGAAAAATTATGGGATGATTCTCAGCGGTTCCGGCAGGGTAATATCAGTTTTCAGGATGTGTTTGATGACTGGGGTCATGGCTGTTTGACCCTTGAATTACCTGAAGAAGCTCAGGGCTTTGCTCCCACTTACGTGCTTGGTCCCCGGCGCGCCCTTTTGAACGGTTATCCTGTTGAGTTTCCGTCCCCCGGTGGTGATATGATGCTGGCCGGATGCTTTGGTTTGATTAAGGGACTGGGCTTAAAGGGGATATTGTAG
- a CDS encoding esterase/lipase family protein, translating to MRQLKTEYVNRNPALTMMKIIFFTALLILLPLPLIIFAALCNRTEIRNRGTGPMIKDIARATVSAGISLIIAICTRPFTFLSNLPLIKKNGDDTPILMTHGLYHNKVAWVAMRYRLNLAGYTNLHTWQYNSFTTSYPELVLELRDIISKLHLESGREIILTGHSLGGLLSCGAAQDPEIEKMCAGIITLGTPYRGSILATIALGRLGRSLHPQGSLFKGKNKIGYPRNIPKTAIISPTDELVLPWSNLEPTSEEWQLKRTHAMGHVAMLYSRQVGKMVVESIRKIQNQ from the coding sequence TTGCGTCAATTGAAAACAGAATATGTTAACCGCAACCCCGCATTGACCATGATGAAAATAATCTTTTTCACCGCCCTGCTGATCCTGCTGCCACTGCCGCTTATCATTTTTGCCGCCCTTTGCAACAGAACGGAAATACGCAATAGAGGCACCGGACCGATGATCAAGGACATTGCCCGGGCCACTGTATCAGCAGGCATAAGCCTGATCATAGCCATCTGCACCCGCCCCTTCACTTTTCTCAGCAACCTTCCGCTGATCAAAAAAAACGGGGATGACACTCCCATTCTCATGACCCACGGGCTTTACCATAACAAGGTCGCATGGGTGGCTATGCGCTATCGCTTGAACCTTGCGGGATACACAAACCTGCACACATGGCAATACAACAGCTTTACTACATCCTATCCGGAGCTGGTGCTGGAACTGCGGGATATAATTTCAAAATTGCACTTGGAATCAGGAAGAGAAATCATCCTGACCGGACACAGTCTCGGCGGTCTGCTTTCATGCGGAGCAGCACAGGACCCCGAAATTGAAAAAATGTGCGCGGGGATTATTACCCTTGGAACACCTTACCGGGGCAGCATTCTCGCAACCATAGCCCTCGGAAGACTGGGACGCAGTCTGCACCCGCAAGGCAGTCTCTTTAAAGGGAAGAACAAAATCGGCTATCCCAGGAATATACCCAAAACAGCCATTATCTCTCCCACCGATGAACTGGTCCTGCCGTGGTCCAACCTCGAACCGACCTCTGAAGAATGGCAACTCAAACGAACTCACGCCATGGGACACGTAGCCATGCTTTACAGCAGACAGGTGGGCAAAATGGTAGTTGAATCGATCCGCAAAATACAAAACCAATAA
- a CDS encoding HEAT repeat domain-containing protein has protein sequence MSMLIGFREKSFLDKISILNEVATAKDPVELEALLDLFQNPLEDTSVDYMVVTALNGVLSADEQKTVELLSKEDGKLRILCIRVCGEFQFKSAVPVLMQMADEASDPDFLFEVLTSLSKIGGPESLELFRSNINNDDDLIVVMSIEMLAELKDEQSIPELKGFVERNNEEDRYEVCDLTTWKAVECLATIGTDEALDFIVSNLHHRNPTVRRVVTDSLTVLGSRAVPYLNKIISPDTAKDDMILAANVLGFIGDKEALDGLMDAIEKQYSTDSSVKYAIYEAIGRIGTMKGVISLIDGLEDDDELITVAVMTGLDGLVNPGVTKKLVEIVGQGGSKAGKILRAIVTAKAVNVFQALYAEGKIGRFLMNAVAASKDAEVHEAFRAKLVEIGGAEAEADMARLPEAVVAGGKRALAVDDSKSMLALYRSILTSGGYEPTVAENGQDAYSHIELSEEFDVIITDMNMPVMDGMEFVSKLRQTNGYADIPVIMVTTESEYSQQELARKTGVNDFITKPFTADQLKAKIAEYVS, from the coding sequence ATGTCTATGTTAATCGGTTTCAGAGAAAAATCTTTCTTGGATAAGATCAGCATTCTCAATGAAGTTGCCACTGCAAAAGATCCGGTTGAGCTGGAAGCTCTGCTGGACCTGTTCCAGAATCCGCTTGAAGATACTTCTGTTGACTATATGGTTGTAACCGCTTTGAACGGTGTTCTTTCCGCTGATGAGCAAAAGACGGTAGAACTTCTGAGCAAGGAAGATGGCAAATTACGTATCCTGTGCATCAGGGTTTGTGGAGAATTTCAGTTCAAAAGTGCTGTTCCTGTTCTCATGCAGATGGCTGATGAAGCCTCTGATCCAGACTTTTTATTCGAGGTTCTTACCTCGCTTTCAAAGATTGGCGGCCCTGAATCTCTTGAACTTTTCCGTTCCAATATCAATAACGACGATGACCTGATCGTGGTTATGTCCATAGAGATGCTTGCAGAACTCAAGGACGAGCAGTCCATTCCCGAACTCAAGGGATTTGTTGAGCGCAACAACGAGGAAGATCGCTACGAAGTGTGCGATCTGACCACATGGAAGGCAGTTGAATGCCTCGCTACCATAGGTACGGACGAAGCCCTTGATTTTATTGTTTCCAACCTGCACCACCGTAACCCCACCGTACGCCGGGTAGTTACCGACTCTCTGACAGTTCTGGGAAGTAGGGCAGTTCCTTACCTGAATAAGATCATCAGTCCTGATACTGCGAAAGATGATATGATCCTCGCTGCCAACGTACTTGGTTTCATCGGGGACAAGGAAGCTCTTGATGGGCTCATGGATGCCATTGAGAAGCAGTATTCCACTGACTCAAGCGTTAAGTACGCCATCTATGAAGCCATTGGCAGAATCGGCACCATGAAGGGTGTGATCAGCCTTATCGATGGTCTGGAAGATGATGACGAACTCATCACCGTGGCGGTCATGACCGGCCTTGACGGACTGGTTAATCCCGGCGTGACCAAAAAGCTGGTTGAGATAGTAGGTCAGGGCGGCAGCAAGGCCGGAAAGATTTTGCGGGCTATTGTTACCGCCAAGGCAGTGAATGTATTTCAGGCTCTGTATGCTGAAGGCAAGATCGGCCGTTTCCTGATGAATGCCGTGGCAGCTTCCAAAGATGCTGAAGTGCATGAAGCTTTCCGCGCCAAGCTGGTTGAGATTGGCGGTGCAGAAGCAGAAGCTGATATGGCCAGGTTGCCTGAAGCTGTTGTTGCAGGTGGTAAGAGGGCTCTGGCTGTGGATGACTCCAAATCCATGCTTGCACTCTATCGAAGCATTCTTACCAGTGGAGGGTATGAACCCACTGTGGCTGAAAACGGTCAGGATGCATACTCACACATTGAACTCAGTGAAGAATTTGATGTGATTATCACTGATATGAACATGCCGGTTATGGACGGAATGGAATTTGTTTCCAAGCTCCGCCAGACTAACGGTTATGCGGATATCCCCGTAATCATGGTTACTACCGAATCTGAGTATTCCCAGCAGGAACTGGCCCGTAAGACCGGGGTGAACGATTTTATTACCAAACCGTTCACTGCTGATCAGCTCAAAGCCAAGATTGCTGAATACGTTTCTTAG
- a CDS encoding chemotaxis protein CheX, protein MNVELAKPFIKAAVDVLSMMAMITPKPGKPYVKKTKTAVGDVTGLVGITGDMNGTISISFTKNCAVTIVKNMLGDDVQDIVQDVQDAVGEITNMVSGQARAGLAEQGLSFSGATPSVIMGDNHTITHIANTPIMAIPFTTDAGEFTIEFCFE, encoded by the coding sequence ATGAATGTTGAACTTGCTAAGCCGTTTATCAAGGCTGCAGTGGATGTGCTGTCAATGATGGCCATGATCACTCCGAAGCCGGGAAAGCCTTATGTAAAAAAAACCAAGACCGCTGTAGGTGACGTTACAGGGTTGGTGGGTATTACCGGTGATATGAATGGTACAATATCAATATCCTTCACAAAGAATTGTGCGGTGACCATTGTTAAGAATATGCTTGGCGACGATGTTCAGGATATCGTTCAGGATGTTCAGGATGCTGTTGGTGAGATTACCAATATGGTGTCCGGTCAGGCCAGAGCCGGGCTTGCTGAACAGGGCCTCAGTTTTTCTGGGGCCACACCTTCGGTAATTATGGGAGATAACCATACCATTACCCACATTGCCAATACTCCCATTATGGCTATCCCCTTCACCACCGATGCCGGGGAATTTACCATTGAATTCTGTTTTGAATAA